The Hymenobacter oligotrophus genome has a window encoding:
- a CDS encoding serine hydrolase domain-containing protein, whose protein sequence is MPCSATSVRSLLLLLLCLVHLGLAQAQRKTKAYFPAPNNWEQRRPEALGLDPAALQEAVQYAIANESKAPRDLRDAHYQSAFGREPFGYPIGPMKERGAPTGLIIKNGYIVAQWGEPERTDLTFSVAKSFVSTMVGLAYQDGLIRSLNDKVAPYMAPIIPFNPWNTAANKADELGQQDVLELFGTEHNRLINWDHLLRQTSDWEGTLWGKPDWADRPQGSANEWRTRPRNAPGSVYKYNDTRVNVLALAIMNVWRRPLPQVLKERVMDPIGASSSWRWTGYENSWVIIDGVPMQAVSGGSHWGGGLFISALDQARFGYLTLRNGQWNGKQLIDPEWLKLARTPTPVQPTYGFMNYFLNTDRKLYPSAPATAFAHLGAGANIVYVDQENDLVIVARWIEDKAMDGLVQRVLKSMGK, encoded by the coding sequence ATGCCTTGCTCCGCTACTTCTGTCCGTTCGCTGCTGTTGTTGCTGCTCTGCCTGGTGCACCTAGGCCTAGCGCAAGCGCAACGCAAAACCAAAGCTTACTTTCCGGCTCCTAACAATTGGGAGCAACGCCGGCCCGAAGCCCTAGGTCTGGACCCTGCCGCGCTCCAAGAGGCCGTGCAATACGCCATTGCCAACGAAAGCAAAGCGCCGCGAGACCTGCGCGATGCGCACTACCAAAGCGCATTCGGGCGCGAGCCGTTCGGCTACCCCATTGGCCCCATGAAGGAGCGCGGCGCCCCCACCGGGCTCATCATCAAAAACGGCTACATCGTGGCGCAGTGGGGCGAGCCCGAGCGTACGGACCTCACCTTCAGCGTGGCCAAGAGCTTTGTGTCGACGATGGTGGGCCTGGCTTATCAAGATGGACTCATCCGAAGCCTCAACGACAAAGTGGCGCCGTACATGGCGCCCATCATCCCCTTCAACCCCTGGAACACCGCGGCCAACAAAGCCGACGAGCTAGGCCAGCAGGACGTGCTTGAGTTGTTCGGCACCGAGCACAACCGCCTTATCAACTGGGACCACCTCTTGCGCCAAACCTCCGATTGGGAGGGTACGCTGTGGGGCAAGCCCGATTGGGCCGACCGCCCGCAGGGCTCCGCCAACGAGTGGCGCACGCGCCCGCGCAATGCGCCCGGCTCGGTGTACAAGTACAACGATACCCGCGTGAACGTGCTGGCCCTGGCCATCATGAACGTGTGGCGCCGCCCGCTGCCGCAAGTGCTCAAAGAGCGCGTGATGGACCCCATCGGTGCCTCCAGCTCGTGGCGCTGGACGGGCTACGAAAACTCGTGGGTAATAATAGATGGCGTGCCCATGCAAGCGGTAAGCGGCGGCTCGCACTGGGGCGGTGGCCTGTTCATTTCGGCGCTCGATCAGGCCCGTTTTGGCTACCTCACGCTCCGCAACGGCCAGTGGAACGGCAAGCAGCTAATTGACCCCGAATGGCTGAAGCTGGCTCGTACGCCCACGCCCGTGCAGCCCACCTACGGCTTCATGAACTACTTCCTGAACACCGACCGCAAGCTGTACCCCAGCGCCCCGGCCACGGCCTTTGCGCACCTAGGGGCCGGCGCCAACATTGTGTACGTCGATCAGGAAAACGACCTCGTGATAGTAGCCCGCTGGATAGAGGACAAAGCCATGGACGGCCTGGTGCAGCGCGTGCTGAAAAGCATGGGCAAGTAA
- the nhaA gene encoding Na+/H+ antiporter NhaA: MPLRRIISPIRELSESGKLAGLLLLLATVVSLVLSNTAAGPSYTAFWELHVGYGPLDKSVSHWINDGLMAVFFFVVGLEIKREVLYGELAEPRQAMMPALAAVGGVVLPAVIHLAFTRGTPAASGWAIPTATDIAFSLGILSLLGDRVPFGLRVFLTALAIIDDLLAVIIIAAFYTSSIHTGFLLGAAGIFAMLVLLNRFKVKPLGLYVLLGLGLWFCVLKSGVHATIAGVLLALSIPTDRLEDLEHALQKPVNYLILPLFALCNTAIVLSADIVPELFSGLALGIGLGLLIGKPLGIVGVTWLVVRMGQGQLPTNVDWRRFVGLGFTAGIGFTMAIFIATLSYQNPAAIDVAKLAVLLGSAVSALIGMAILAPGQLTEEPAETHRVKEEAH; this comes from the coding sequence ATGCCACTTCGCCGCATCATCAGCCCCATTCGCGAACTATCCGAAAGCGGTAAGCTGGCCGGGTTGCTGTTGTTGCTGGCCACGGTGGTGTCGTTGGTGCTGAGCAACACGGCCGCTGGCCCAAGCTACACCGCGTTTTGGGAGTTGCACGTTGGGTACGGGCCGCTCGATAAGTCCGTGTCGCACTGGATCAACGACGGGCTCATGGCCGTGTTTTTCTTTGTGGTGGGGCTCGAGATTAAACGCGAAGTGCTCTACGGCGAGCTGGCCGAACCGCGGCAGGCCATGATGCCGGCGCTGGCAGCTGTGGGCGGCGTAGTGCTGCCGGCTGTTATTCATTTAGCCTTTACGCGCGGTACGCCGGCTGCCTCGGGTTGGGCCATACCCACGGCTACCGACATTGCCTTTTCCCTAGGTATCCTGTCGTTGCTCGGCGACCGGGTGCCGTTTGGGCTGCGCGTGTTCCTGACCGCCTTGGCCATCATCGACGACTTGCTAGCCGTCATCATTATTGCGGCCTTCTACACCAGCAGCATACACACCGGGTTTTTGCTGGGAGCGGCGGGCATTTTTGCCATGCTGGTTTTGCTCAACCGCTTCAAGGTTAAGCCACTCGGGTTGTATGTGCTGCTGGGCTTGGGGCTGTGGTTTTGCGTGCTGAAATCGGGTGTGCACGCCACCATTGCGGGGGTGTTGTTGGCCCTGAGTATTCCTACGGATCGGCTCGAAGACTTGGAGCACGCCTTGCAAAAGCCCGTCAACTACCTGATTTTGCCGCTCTTTGCCTTGTGCAACACGGCCATTGTGCTGTCGGCTGATATTGTGCCCGAGCTGTTTTCGGGCTTGGCCCTAGGTATTGGGCTGGGCCTGCTGATTGGCAAGCCGCTCGGCATTGTGGGCGTAACGTGGCTAGTGGTGCGCATGGGGCAGGGGCAACTGCCCACCAACGTTGATTGGCGCCGGTTCGTAGGGCTGGGTTTCACGGCGGGCATTGGGTTCACCATGGCCATTTTTATTGCCACGCTTTCGTACCAAAACCCAGCGGCCATCGACGTGGCCAAGCTGGCGGTGCTGCTTGGGTCGGCGGTTTCGGCCCTGATCGGCATGGCCATCTTGGCGCCGGGGCAGCTTACCGAAGAGCCCGCCGAAACGCACCGAGTGAAAGAAGAAGCGCACTAA
- a CDS encoding threonine aldolase family protein, translating to MIDLRSDTITRPTPAMLEAMFRAQVGDDVYEEDPTVRELENECARRFGMEAGLFCPSGTMTNQIAIKAHTQPMSEVVCEQTSHIYLWEVGGIAFHSGASVALLPGERGRLTAAQVAAAIRSENVHYPNTSLISLENTHNRGGGSCYSWQALEEIAELAKSKGIPLHLDGARIFNALVATGQRSEDYGQLFDSISICLSKGLGTPVGSVLVGTQEFVRKCKRIRKAMGGGWRQAGYLAAAGLYALENHVERLADDHRRARQLAEALEQAPYVEYVLPAETNLVIFRLREGLTEDQFLAHLGEFGVKASAFGPQMVRFVTHLDVDDAGIERVLEAIRSVPQYA from the coding sequence ATGATCGATTTACGCTCCGATACCATTACCCGCCCCACGCCTGCCATGCTGGAGGCCATGTTCCGGGCGCAGGTAGGCGACGATGTGTACGAAGAGGACCCCACCGTGCGCGAGCTGGAAAACGAATGTGCCCGCCGCTTTGGCATGGAGGCTGGTTTGTTTTGCCCCTCCGGCACCATGACGAACCAAATTGCCATTAAGGCGCACACGCAGCCCATGTCGGAGGTGGTGTGCGAGCAAACCTCGCACATTTACCTCTGGGAGGTGGGCGGCATTGCTTTTCACTCGGGTGCTTCGGTGGCGCTGCTGCCCGGCGAGCGGGGCCGGCTCACGGCGGCGCAGGTAGCCGCAGCCATCCGTTCCGAGAACGTGCACTACCCCAATACTAGCCTCATCAGCCTCGAAAACACGCACAACCGCGGCGGCGGCAGCTGCTACAGCTGGCAAGCCCTCGAAGAAATTGCCGAGCTGGCCAAAAGCAAAGGCATCCCGCTGCACCTCGATGGCGCCCGCATCTTCAACGCCCTGGTAGCCACTGGCCAGCGCAGCGAAGACTACGGCCAGCTCTTCGATTCAATTTCGATTTGTTTGAGCAAAGGCCTGGGTACGCCGGTGGGCTCGGTGCTGGTGGGCACGCAGGAGTTCGTTCGCAAGTGCAAGCGCATCCGCAAGGCCATGGGCGGTGGCTGGCGCCAAGCCGGCTACCTGGCTGCCGCCGGCCTGTATGCCCTCGAAAACCACGTGGAGCGCCTCGCCGACGACCACCGCCGGGCCCGCCAACTAGCCGAAGCGCTGGAACAAGCGCCCTACGTCGAGTACGTACTGCCGGCCGAAACCAACCTGGTCATTTTCCGGCTGCGCGAGGGTCTTACCGAAGATCAGTTCTTGGCGCACCTAGGCGAGTTCGGCGTGAAAGCCTCGGCGTTCGGGCCGCAAATGGTGCGCTTTGTAACCCACCTCGATGTAGACGACGCCGGCATTGAGCGCGTGCTCGAGGCCATCCGTAGTGTGCCGCAGTACGCCTAG
- a CDS encoding metallophosphoesterase family protein → MQIGLLSDTHSHLDDRILHHLQGCDEIWHAGDVGNEKVLDELQAVAPLRAVFGNIDDRTIRLRCPENQIFEVNGLKVLITHIGGYPGRYAPPVRPLLQQERPGLFICGHSHILRVMPDRQLGLLHLNPGAAGKHGFHKVRTLLKFRVENGKVEQLQAVELGARV, encoded by the coding sequence ATGCAAATCGGCCTGCTCTCCGACACCCACAGCCACCTCGACGACCGCATTTTGCACCACCTGCAAGGCTGCGACGAGATATGGCACGCCGGCGACGTAGGCAATGAGAAAGTACTTGACGAGCTGCAGGCCGTAGCGCCTCTGCGCGCCGTGTTCGGCAACATCGACGACCGCACCATCCGCCTGCGCTGCCCCGAAAACCAGATTTTTGAAGTGAATGGCCTGAAGGTGTTGATCACGCATATTGGCGGCTACCCCGGCCGCTACGCGCCGCCCGTGCGCCCGCTGCTGCAGCAAGAGCGGCCAGGGCTGTTCATCTGTGGCCATTCGCACATTCTGCGCGTAATGCCCGACCGCCAGTTGGGCCTCCTGCACCTCAACCCGGGCGCGGCCGGTAAGCACGGCTTTCATAAAGTGCGCACGCTTCTCAAGTTTCGGGTTGAGAACGGCAAAGTAGAGCAGTTGCAGGCGGTAGAACTCGGTGCACGCGTGTAG
- a CDS encoding NUDIX hydrolase, protein MNVFINDIPIIIKKTSEKVYKHRYDLILGPEEEFISKDLVGDVLVRDVTPAFIDRMLRLMEVKKLKKLTSLTLMTKKKKALILHLKDQFKIAKAAGGLVVKDGLVLMIYRLGKWDLPKGKLKKDEDPAEGALREVEEECNIKVSLGDKLPSTWHSYAYNGNKILKKTNWYIMQCLDDALMKPQAEEYIEEVRWMHPQEALKALDESYASISLVVRHYLSEVAGAATVTNK, encoded by the coding sequence ATGAATGTTTTCATCAACGACATCCCGATAATCATTAAGAAGACCTCCGAAAAGGTCTACAAGCACCGTTACGACCTTATCCTAGGTCCTGAGGAAGAATTCATTTCGAAGGACTTGGTGGGCGATGTACTGGTGCGCGACGTAACGCCGGCTTTCATCGACCGCATGCTGCGCCTGATGGAGGTAAAAAAGCTGAAGAAGCTGACCTCCCTGACGCTCATGACCAAGAAAAAGAAGGCGCTCATCTTGCACCTCAAAGACCAGTTCAAGATAGCCAAAGCCGCCGGCGGCCTGGTGGTGAAGGATGGCCTGGTGCTGATGATTTACCGCCTGGGCAAGTGGGATTTGCCCAAAGGCAAGCTCAAGAAAGATGAAGACCCCGCCGAAGGAGCCTTGCGCGAGGTAGAGGAAGAGTGCAACATCAAGGTGTCGTTGGGCGACAAACTGCCCAGCACTTGGCACTCCTACGCCTACAACGGCAACAAAATCCTCAAGAAAACCAACTGGTACATCATGCAGTGCCTCGACGACGCGCTCATGAAGCCGCAGGCCGAAGAGTACATCGAGGAAGTGCGCTGGATGCATCCGCAGGAAGCACTTAAGGCCCTGGATGAGTCGTACGCCTCTATTTCGCTGGTGGTGCGCCACTACCTGAGCGAGGTGGCTGGCGCGGCCACCGTCACCAACAAATAG
- the coaD gene encoding pantetheine-phosphate adenylyltransferase, which translates to MRIALFPGSFDPFTNGHLDVVRRGTELFDHIIIAIGNNSSKTRYLPVEQTVSIINEVFRNESRVSVQAYKGLTADFARETGARFLLRGLRNTTDFEYENTIAQANRHVNPDLETVFLITSPPLAAISSTIIREIHRFGGNVDDFVPFKMPPAQQP; encoded by the coding sequence ATGCGCATTGCCTTATTTCCCGGCTCTTTCGACCCGTTTACCAACGGCCACCTCGATGTGGTACGCCGCGGCACCGAGCTGTTCGATCATATCATAATTGCCATTGGCAACAACAGCAGCAAAACGCGTTACCTGCCCGTCGAGCAGACGGTAAGCATCATTAACGAGGTTTTCCGCAACGAGTCGCGCGTTTCGGTGCAGGCGTACAAGGGACTTACGGCCGACTTTGCGCGCGAAACGGGTGCCCGGTTTCTGCTGCGCGGCTTGCGCAACACCACCGATTTCGAGTACGAAAACACCATTGCGCAGGCCAACCGCCACGTCAACCCCGATCTGGAAACTGTCTTTTTGATTACTTCCCCGCCCCTGGCCGCCATCAGCAGCACCATCATCCGCGAAATCCACCGCTTTGGCGGCAACGTCGATGATTTCGTGCCCTTTAAAATGCCGCCGGCGCAACAGCCCTAG
- a CDS encoding DUF3822 family protein: MSHADSADFVAAVALPTALHRLRDETLDTNNLAGYNLYLTAGAHGLRVGVADVRRNKFVVLEDYAPEPATSLAGQLQTLASHHDLVGLQGWNRVRLAVQNRHFTLLPAPLFRDGDEANYLRLHHQLDPQHEVVRRFLHPNREVVSVFSIEKALADWFERTYPQQKLLHQTSALLEGVVHQSERQGPPRVYLSVGPHELTVAVVREKRPLFCNVFSFSTPEDFIYYVILVMQELGLNPDDDPVAVYGDLMHDSELFSVLRKYIRNVRFGNRPYDLSYSYRLNDVFEYRYFELYSLHLCE; encoded by the coding sequence GTGTCTCACGCCGATTCTGCCGATTTCGTTGCCGCTGTGGCCTTGCCTACCGCTTTGCACCGCCTGCGCGACGAAACCCTCGATACCAACAACCTAGCGGGCTACAACCTGTACCTAACGGCCGGGGCCCACGGCTTGCGTGTGGGCGTAGCCGATGTGCGCCGCAACAAGTTTGTGGTGCTCGAAGACTACGCGCCCGAGCCTGCTACCTCCCTCGCCGGCCAGCTGCAAACCTTGGCCAGCCACCACGATTTGGTGGGCCTGCAGGGCTGGAACCGTGTGCGCCTGGCGGTGCAAAACCGCCATTTCACGCTGCTGCCCGCGCCCCTCTTCCGCGACGGCGACGAGGCCAACTACCTACGCTTGCACCACCAACTCGATCCGCAGCACGAGGTGGTACGTCGGTTTTTGCACCCCAACCGCGAGGTGGTGAGCGTTTTTTCGATTGAAAAGGCCTTGGCCGACTGGTTTGAGCGTACTTACCCCCAGCAAAAGTTGCTGCACCAAACCAGCGCCTTGCTCGAAGGCGTGGTGCACCAAAGCGAGCGGCAAGGCCCGCCTAGGGTGTATTTGAGCGTGGGCCCACACGAGCTGACTGTTGCCGTGGTGCGCGAAAAACGTCCGCTGTTCTGCAACGTCTTTAGCTTCAGCACGCCCGAAGATTTCATCTACTACGTTATCCTGGTGATGCAGGAGTTAGGCCTGAACCCCGACGACGACCCCGTAGCCGTGTACGGCGACCTAATGCACGATTCGGAGCTGTTCTCGGTGCTGCGCAAGTACATCCGCAACGTCCGCTTCGGCAACCGCCCCTACGACCTCAGCTACAGCTACCGCCTCAACGACGTATTTGAGTACCGCTATTTCGAGCTGTACAGCCTGCACTTGTGTGAGTGA
- a CDS encoding NUDIX domain-containing protein translates to MPVSSASPESLLQAYTERARVRVCGLLVHDGSLLLTAHRGLLTNDEPFWSPPGGGWQFGETLREGVVREFREETGLVVQVGRFLHLHEYHGDRLQALEMFFEVLPTDPAALPRLGSDPEHHPDQQLLTQLAWLSPRELVQLPPRQVHPILRDLISPDDAYIPQLRLR, encoded by the coding sequence ATGCCTGTTTCCTCTGCCTCGCCCGAATCGTTGCTACAAGCCTATACCGAACGCGCCCGGGTGCGCGTGTGTGGCCTGCTGGTGCACGACGGGTCGTTGCTGCTGACGGCCCACCGGGGTTTATTGACCAACGACGAACCGTTTTGGTCGCCGCCAGGCGGAGGGTGGCAGTTTGGCGAAACCTTGCGCGAGGGCGTGGTGCGCGAGTTTCGGGAAGAAACCGGCTTGGTGGTACAAGTTGGCCGCTTTTTGCACCTGCACGAGTACCACGGCGACCGGCTGCAAGCCCTCGAGATGTTTTTTGAGGTGCTGCCCACCGACCCTGCCGCCCTGCCGCGCCTAGGTTCCGACCCCGAGCACCACCCCGACCAGCAACTGCTCACGCAGCTGGCCTGGCTTTCGCCGCGCGAGCTGGTGCAGCTGCCGCCGCGGCAGGTGCACCCCATCCTGCGCGACCTCATCAGCCCCGACGACGCCTATATTCCGCAACTCCGGCTGCGCTGA
- a CDS encoding DUF4126 domain-containing protein, translating to MNPSEYLVSGALGLALAACSGFRVFVPLLAASIAYRTGYLAPSPGFAWLGTWAALGVLGTATLAEMLAYYFPVIDNLLDSLTTPASFVAGTLLMTAALPELNPMLRWGLGVLVGGGTAGLIQSGTAVLRAGSTAATGGLGNPVLATLENTLAIAGSVLGLFLPLLMAGAAIAAIVFIGSRLWRWRQRRRANFSAGSPNHTGV from the coding sequence ATGAACCCATCGGAATACCTTGTTTCGGGTGCGCTCGGTTTGGCTTTGGCAGCTTGCAGCGGCTTTCGGGTGTTCGTGCCCCTGCTGGCGGCCAGCATTGCTTACCGCACGGGCTACTTGGCGCCTTCGCCGGGGTTTGCGTGGTTGGGCACTTGGGCCGCCCTAGGTGTGCTGGGCACCGCCACCCTAGCCGAGATGCTGGCCTACTACTTTCCGGTAATTGACAACCTGCTCGACTCGCTGACCACGCCCGCCTCGTTTGTGGCCGGCACATTGCTGATGACGGCCGCGCTCCCCGAGCTAAACCCGATGCTGCGTTGGGGCTTGGGCGTGTTGGTAGGCGGCGGTACGGCCGGGCTTATCCAATCGGGCACAGCCGTGCTGCGAGCGGGCTCCACGGCGGCCACGGGCGGCTTGGGCAACCCCGTACTCGCCACCCTCGAGAATACCCTGGCCATAGCGGGCTCGGTGCTGGGCCTGTTTTTGCCGCTGCTGATGGCCGGCGCGGCAATTGCGGCTATTGTATTCATAGGCAGCCGGTTGTGGCGCTGGCGACAACGTCGGCGCGCAAATTTTTCGGCCGGTAGCCCCAACCATACGGGCGTTTAA
- a CDS encoding PaaI family thioesterase, which yields MSTSHTTAPADDLTARIRRKLERQHFMHLIGADITTIEPGRVQAELDLGKQHQQQRGFAHGGLVATMADLVAGFAGVTLIPDDHGLVTVELKVSYLHPGLGDKLIATGWVLKGGRRLQFCEAEVRAFGGNNPEEGLLIAKATATMAIIEPANQ from the coding sequence ATGTCTACTTCGCACACCACCGCCCCCGCCGACGACCTCACGGCGCGTATCCGCCGCAAGCTGGAGCGCCAGCACTTTATGCACCTCATCGGTGCCGATATTACCACCATTGAGCCGGGCCGCGTACAGGCCGAACTCGACCTAGGCAAGCAGCACCAGCAACAGCGCGGGTTTGCCCACGGCGGCCTCGTGGCTACCATGGCCGACCTCGTAGCCGGGTTTGCCGGCGTTACGCTCATCCCCGACGACCACGGCCTGGTAACCGTCGAACTGAAAGTAAGCTACTTGCACCCCGGCCTAGGTGATAAGCTGATAGCTACGGGTTGGGTGCTGAAAGGCGGCCGCCGCTTGCAGTTTTGCGAGGCCGAGGTGCGCGCTTTCGGCGGCAATAACCCAGAGGAAGGCTTGCTGATTGCCAAGGCTACGGCCACAATGGCTATCATCGAACCGGCGAATCAATGA
- a CDS encoding four helix bundle protein produces MSNDQWSAEQNVILAKSYAFAVRMLKLHKHLRMAQQEHIVSKQVVRSGTSFGANVEEAIGAISKADFSAKMSIAYKEARETSYWLRLLHDAEYLEARMFESLHNDCQELCRILFAILRGNGRA; encoded by the coding sequence ATGAGCAATGATCAATGGTCGGCTGAGCAAAACGTTATCTTGGCCAAATCATATGCTTTCGCCGTGCGGATGCTGAAGTTGCACAAGCACTTGCGCATGGCTCAACAAGAGCACATTGTATCCAAGCAGGTCGTGCGGAGCGGTACGTCATTCGGCGCTAACGTTGAAGAGGCTATAGGGGCCATTTCCAAAGCCGACTTTTCCGCCAAAATGTCAATTGCCTACAAAGAAGCGCGCGAAACATCCTATTGGCTGCGGCTGCTCCACGATGCCGAATACCTGGAAGCACGGATGTTCGAGTCGTTGCACAACGATTGCCAGGAGCTTTGCCGCATCTTGTTTGCCATTTTACGCGGCAACGGCCGAGCATAA
- a CDS encoding ATP-dependent DNA helicase has translation MLTTRIPSVRNYFPYDPTEDQSTLFGQLDGFLKDQLPGRKVFLLRGYAGTGKTTVVSALVKWLDKMGRKYVLMAPTGRAAKVMSQYSGVPASTIHKRIYRKSGGSESMAFARQPNRSGETIFIVDEASMISNEKSFGESALLDDLLGYVFEKTTNRLLLIGDTAQLPPVGQSLSPALDPGVLASSYRCRVEAAELRQVMRQAESSGILMNATVLREELRDAQEATPGSAEANPNIQFITKGYPDIYKMGGDKLEDGLRWAYRHYGHENTTIICRSNKNANQYNQLIRRTLFDAEDEIEAGDYLMVVRNNYTWLPAESEAGFLANGDFVEVTKIVRRIEEFGCRFADARLRLVDYPDEPELEARLLLDTLHTESPAFPADRSKALYEAVSADYAHLTTKKDKAAAMRADPYLNALQVKFAYALTCHKAQGGQWPAVFVDHGFLKEDMINAEFTRWLYTAVTRASEKLFLLNFNAKLVDGGAE, from the coding sequence ATGCTTACTACAAGAATACCTTCCGTCCGCAACTATTTCCCTTACGACCCCACCGAGGACCAGTCCACGCTGTTTGGGCAGCTCGATGGTTTTCTGAAAGACCAGCTACCCGGCCGGAAGGTGTTTTTGCTGCGCGGCTACGCCGGTACCGGCAAAACCACGGTTGTAAGCGCCTTGGTTAAGTGGCTCGATAAAATGGGCCGCAAGTACGTACTGATGGCGCCCACAGGCCGTGCGGCCAAGGTAATGTCGCAGTACTCGGGAGTGCCGGCCAGCACCATTCACAAACGCATTTACCGCAAGTCTGGTGGGTCGGAGAGCATGGCCTTTGCGCGGCAACCCAACCGCTCCGGCGAAACCATCTTTATCGTCGACGAAGCCTCGATGATTTCAAACGAGAAGTCGTTTGGCGAGAGTGCCTTGCTCGACGACCTGCTCGGCTACGTGTTCGAGAAAACCACCAACCGCCTGCTGCTCATCGGCGATACGGCCCAGTTGCCGCCGGTAGGCCAAAGCCTCAGCCCGGCCCTAGACCCCGGCGTGCTGGCCAGCTCGTACCGCTGCCGCGTGGAGGCCGCCGAGCTGCGCCAGGTAATGCGCCAGGCCGAGTCGTCGGGCATTCTGATGAACGCCACCGTGCTGCGCGAAGAACTGCGCGATGCGCAGGAAGCTACGCCGGGCTCCGCCGAAGCCAACCCCAACATCCAATTCATCACTAAAGGCTACCCCGACATTTACAAAATGGGCGGCGACAAGCTGGAGGATGGCTTGCGCTGGGCCTACCGGCACTATGGCCACGAGAATACCACCATAATTTGCCGCTCCAACAAAAACGCCAACCAGTATAACCAGCTGATTCGGCGCACCTTGTTCGACGCCGAGGATGAGATTGAGGCCGGCGACTACCTGATGGTGGTGCGCAACAACTATACCTGGCTGCCAGCCGAATCGGAAGCGGGCTTTTTGGCCAACGGCGACTTTGTGGAGGTAACCAAAATTGTGCGCCGCATCGAGGAATTTGGCTGCCGCTTTGCTGACGCCCGCCTGCGCCTCGTCGATTACCCCGACGAGCCTGAGCTTGAGGCGCGCCTGCTGCTCGATACCCTGCACACCGAAAGCCCCGCTTTCCCGGCCGACCGCTCCAAGGCGCTGTACGAGGCCGTAAGCGCCGATTACGCGCATCTTACCACCAAGAAGGACAAGGCAGCCGCCATGCGTGCCGACCCGTACCTGAACGCCCTGCAGGTAAAGTTTGCCTACGCGCTTACGTGCCACAAGGCACAGGGCGGCCAGTGGCCCGCCGTGTTCGTCGACCACGGGTTTCTGAAGGAAGACATGATCAACGCCGAGTTTACGCGGTGGTTGTACACGGCTGTTACACGTGCTTCCGAAAAGCTGTTTCTGTTGAATTTCAACGCCAAACTTGTTGACGGCGGCGCGGAATGA
- a CDS encoding DUF1573 domain-containing protein: protein MKKALVLALSLSLAGFAAQAQTPATPAQAATAKANGPAITFTEMKYDFGKIKQGDVVEHTFKFKNTGTAPLVISNIGTSCGCTTPDWTKEPIMPGKTGSITAKFNSAGKLGMQNKVLTIESNAAGGSTMVSLVGEILDPAAPAEASVEAKTKAKDGEVKTKVKAKKS from the coding sequence ATGAAAAAGGCACTTGTACTGGCGCTGTCGCTCTCGTTGGCCGGCTTCGCCGCTCAGGCTCAAACCCCCGCGACTCCCGCACAAGCCGCTACTGCCAAGGCGAATGGCCCTGCCATCACCTTCACCGAAATGAAGTACGATTTCGGCAAAATCAAGCAGGGCGACGTGGTAGAGCACACCTTTAAGTTCAAGAACACGGGCACCGCCCCGCTGGTAATTTCGAACATCGGCACTAGCTGCGGCTGCACCACACCCGACTGGACAAAGGAGCCGATTATGCCGGGCAAAACCGGCTCCATCACGGCCAAGTTTAACTCGGCTGGTAAGCTAGGCATGCAAAACAAAGTCCTGACCATTGAGTCGAACGCTGCGGGTGGCAGCACCATGGTTTCGCTGGTAGGCGAAATCCTCGACCCGGCCGCTCCCGCCGAAGCCAGCGTGGAAGCCAAAACCAAAGCCAAAGACGGCGAGGTGAAAACCAAGGTGAAGGCCAAGAAGTCGTAA
- a CDS encoding DUF423 domain-containing protein translates to MTARLIILTAAILGALGVSLGAFGAHAFKAHLEATGRLETFETAVRYQFYHTLALMALGVLRLVRPDAVSLGTVAWLWLGGIIVFSGSLYLLCFTGLRWLGAITPIGGVLFIIGWVMLAVAAMRLA, encoded by the coding sequence ATGACTGCTCGCCTGATTATTCTTACCGCTGCTATTTTGGGCGCCCTAGGTGTTTCGCTGGGCGCCTTTGGGGCCCACGCTTTTAAAGCGCACCTCGAGGCTACCGGCCGGCTCGAGACCTTTGAAACGGCCGTGCGCTATCAGTTTTACCATACCCTCGCCCTCATGGCCCTAGGTGTGCTGCGCCTGGTACGCCCCGATGCCGTAAGCTTGGGCACGGTGGCTTGGCTGTGGCTGGGCGGCATCATTGTCTTCAGCGGCTCGCTGTACTTGCTGTGCTTCACGGGCCTGCGCTGGCTGGGCGCCATCACGCCTATCGGCGGGGTGCTGTTCATCATCGGGTGGGTGATGCTGGCCGTAGCCGCCATGCGCCTCGCCTAG